One Aquisediminimonas profunda genomic region harbors:
- the grpE gene encoding nucleotide exchange factor GrpE — translation MSDEELKAEDEMIAEGAPSEPDPEADPLGALLKELEEARQQILYAQAETQNVRRRLEKDAQDARAYAATGFARDMLSVADNLGRALEVIPEAMRAEDAWKGLIAGLEATQRELASVFERNGIKKIDALGQPLDPNRHQAMVEIPSAEAEPGTIVQEMQSGYMIRDRLLRPALVGVAKAG, via the coding sequence ATGAGTGATGAAGAATTGAAGGCCGAAGATGAAATGATCGCGGAAGGCGCGCCGTCTGAACCCGATCCTGAAGCCGATCCGCTGGGTGCCCTTCTGAAGGAGCTTGAAGAAGCCCGGCAGCAGATACTCTATGCACAGGCCGAAACGCAAAATGTGCGCCGCCGTCTGGAGAAGGATGCGCAGGATGCCCGCGCCTATGCAGCGACCGGATTTGCACGCGACATGCTGTCTGTCGCGGACAATCTCGGGCGGGCACTTGAGGTCATTCCCGAAGCCATGCGCGCCGAAGACGCCTGGAAGGGCCTGATCGCCGGGCTGGAAGCGACCCAGCGTGAACTTGCATCGGTGTTTGAACGCAACGGGATCAAGAAAATCGATGCACTTGGTCAGCCGCTCGATCCCAATCGGCATCAGGCGATGGTCGAAATTCCGAGCGCTGAAGCAGAACCTGGAACAATCGTGCAGGAAATGCAGTCGGGATACATGATCCGAGACCGCCTTCTGCGGCCAGCCCTCGTCGGGGTCGCCAAGGCCGGGTAA
- a CDS encoding LON peptidase substrate-binding domain-containing protein produces the protein MTTQTLTRLSVFPLAGALLFPRMHLPLHIFEPRYRALVSDALARDRMIAMIQPRGGGEKPPLYMMGCVGHISQVEALDDGRYNIVLEGRSRFRLVRELDVKTPFRQIEAELVADPEDESLALAERAALETESRRFATAQGYAVDWESVSRLDDEALVNGIAQIAPFDAASKQALLEANSLSERAELIVQLLHFFGRHDGEERVTLQ, from the coding sequence ATGACGACGCAAACGCTCACGCGCCTCTCTGTCTTTCCGCTGGCGGGTGCGCTGCTCTTTCCGCGCATGCATTTGCCGCTCCACATCTTCGAGCCGCGGTACCGCGCGCTGGTTTCAGACGCTCTGGCTCGGGATCGCATGATTGCGATGATCCAGCCGCGTGGCGGCGGGGAAAAGCCGCCGCTCTACATGATGGGCTGCGTCGGCCATATTTCGCAGGTCGAAGCGCTTGATGATGGTCGATATAACATCGTTCTCGAGGGGCGGTCGAGATTCCGGCTGGTGCGCGAACTCGATGTGAAGACGCCGTTCCGCCAGATCGAAGCAGAGCTTGTTGCTGATCCCGAAGATGAATCGCTCGCGCTTGCCGAGCGTGCGGCGCTTGAAACCGAATCAAGGCGTTTTGCGACGGCGCAGGGCTATGCTGTGGATTGGGAATCCGTCTCGCGCCTTGATGACGAAGCCTTGGTGAATGGCATTGCCCAGATTGCCCCGTTTGATGCAGCATCGAAGCAGGCCTTGCTCGAAGCCAACAGCCTGTCAGAACGGGCTGAACTGATTGTGCAGCTGCTCCATTTCTTTGGGCGGCATGACGGGGAAGAGCGCGTGACGCTCCAGTGA
- the bfr gene encoding bacterioferritin — MKGDPKVIEFLNLALKNELTAINQYFLHYRMLDNWGVSRLAKFEYGESIDEMKHADKLAERILFLDGLPNFQMLGRLRIGESVEEVLKADLELEEEAIPPLRDAIVHCEKVRDFVSRDLFAHILENEEEHVDTLETQFEMIRQMGLENYIQLQSRPADD, encoded by the coding sequence ATGAAGGGCGACCCCAAGGTCATTGAATTTCTCAACCTCGCGCTCAAGAACGAGTTGACCGCAATCAATCAGTATTTCCTGCATTATCGGATGCTCGACAATTGGGGCGTCAGCCGGCTCGCCAAATTCGAATATGGCGAAAGCATTGATGAAATGAAGCATGCGGACAAGCTGGCCGAGAGGATCCTGTTCCTGGACGGACTGCCCAATTTCCAGATGCTGGGACGACTCCGCATTGGAGAATCGGTAGAGGAAGTGCTGAAGGCTGATCTGGAGCTAGAGGAAGAAGCGATCCCGCCGCTGCGCGATGCCATTGTTCATTGCGAGAAGGTGCGTGACTTTGTGAGTCGTGACCTGTTCGCCCATATTCTCGAGAATGAGGAAGAACATGTCGATACGCTCGAAACCCAGTTTGAGATGATCCGCCAGATGGGGCTCGAAAACTATATCCAGTTGCAGTCGCGTCCAGCCGACGACTAG
- a CDS encoding (2Fe-2S)-binding protein, with translation MVVCVCNAIRETDVRDAARRGALSPAKAYRSLGCKPQCGQCIPFARQIIKAEHAVAC, from the coding sequence ATGGTCGTTTGTGTCTGCAATGCTATTCGTGAAACGGACGTGCGGGATGCCGCACGGCGCGGAGCGCTCAGTCCGGCCAAGGCGTATCGTTCGCTCGGTTGCAAGCCGCAGTGCGGACAGTGCATTCCCTTCGCGCGTCAAATCATCAAGGCCGAACACGCAGTTGCGTGCTGA
- the hrcA gene encoding heat-inducible transcriptional repressor HrcA has protein sequence MAVSPVHELTDRARDVFRVVVESYLGSGAPVGSRTISKLGAMNLSPASIRNVMQDLEELGLLAAPHTSAGRMPTDTGLRLFVDGMMQAAEPSADERAAIESRLANPGPIEDALTAATAALSGLSACAGLVLVPRKAPRLKQFAFAPLSAEQALAVLVGDDGSVENRVMTLPKGMTASGLAEAGNYMTARLAGLTLAEAAAVLENEIRQERAALDAASRELILEGLADWARDSAQRPVLIVRGAANLIDDQAAANLDRVRQLLDEIEGKEEIARLLESAQEASATKVFIGAENKLFALSGSSVIAAPYHGHDGRVVGVVGVIGPTRLNYARIVPMVDFTAQSLSRLMHK, from the coding sequence ATGGCGGTGTCCCCTGTTCATGAACTGACTGATCGCGCGCGCGACGTGTTTCGCGTCGTCGTTGAATCCTATCTGGGTTCAGGTGCACCTGTGGGGTCTAGGACGATCTCCAAACTGGGTGCGATGAACCTGTCGCCCGCGTCGATCCGCAACGTGATGCAGGATCTGGAAGAGCTTGGCCTGCTTGCAGCGCCCCACACATCGGCGGGCCGGATGCCGACTGACACGGGACTGCGGCTCTTTGTCGACGGCATGATGCAAGCGGCAGAGCCGAGCGCCGATGAGCGCGCGGCCATCGAATCGCGCTTGGCGAATCCCGGACCGATTGAAGACGCACTTACGGCCGCGACGGCAGCCTTGTCCGGTCTTTCCGCCTGTGCGGGGCTGGTGCTGGTGCCCAGGAAAGCACCCCGGCTGAAGCAATTTGCATTCGCACCGCTTTCAGCCGAGCAGGCGCTGGCTGTCCTTGTCGGAGATGACGGCTCCGTTGAAAACAGGGTGATGACTCTGCCGAAGGGCATGACTGCATCGGGTTTGGCTGAGGCCGGAAACTATATGACCGCGCGACTGGCAGGGCTGACGCTCGCGGAAGCGGCCGCGGTGCTCGAAAACGAGATCCGCCAAGAACGGGCCGCCTTGGACGCTGCCTCACGCGAGCTGATTCTGGAAGGTCTGGCGGATTGGGCACGGGACAGCGCCCAGCGCCCCGTGCTGATCGTCCGCGGCGCGGCGAACCTGATCGATGACCAGGCTGCTGCCAATCTTGATCGGGTGCGCCAGCTGCTGGACGAGATCGAAGGAAAGGAAGAAATTGCCCGCCTGCTCGAAAGCGCGCAGGAGGCATCGGCCACGAAAGTCTTCATTGGCGCAGAAAACAAACTCTTCGCTTTGTCAGGGTCTTCGGTTATCGCCGCGCCCTATCACGGGCATGACGGGCGAGTGGTGGGTGTAGTCGGGGTAATCGGCCCGACACGCTTGAATTACGCGCGCATCGTTCCCATGGTGGATTTCACTGCACAGAGCTTATCGAGATTGATGCACAAATGA
- a CDS encoding tetratricopeptide repeat protein → MATLGLSANEREVVEAFRRDVVEPSMTNLVIVDFWAEWCGPCKQLTPVLEKVAADYADKGVKLVKINVDENKFIAAQFRVQSIPTVYALFQGQPVADLTQARTEAQLGRMLDQLLKQLPVQGEAQSLEAEIEPLVAMGEEVLAGGDAARAASIFSQILDMAPDHPAALSGLIRAHVAAGELDAAEAQVAALNPELAKDPAIGRAVSALTLARDVKPVDDLSGLKAEVATDPDNHTLRFELAGGLMAAGDRDGAADALLSIIAADREWNEGAARSQLLKLFEVVGIEDPWVSAQRRRLSAVLFT, encoded by the coding sequence GTGGCGACATTGGGATTGAGTGCAAACGAACGCGAAGTCGTGGAGGCTTTTCGCCGCGATGTGGTCGAGCCTTCGATGACCAACCTCGTGATTGTCGATTTCTGGGCGGAATGGTGTGGCCCGTGCAAGCAGCTTACGCCCGTGCTGGAAAAGGTAGCCGCTGATTATGCGGACAAGGGCGTCAAGCTGGTCAAGATCAATGTCGATGAAAACAAGTTCATTGCGGCTCAATTCCGTGTGCAGTCGATCCCCACGGTTTATGCCCTGTTCCAGGGCCAACCCGTCGCAGACCTGACGCAGGCACGCACTGAGGCTCAGCTTGGCCGCATGCTCGACCAACTGCTGAAACAATTGCCGGTGCAGGGCGAAGCCCAGTCCCTGGAGGCAGAAATCGAGCCGTTGGTCGCCATGGGGGAAGAGGTGCTGGCCGGCGGAGACGCCGCGCGGGCGGCATCAATCTTTTCGCAGATCCTGGATATGGCTCCGGACCATCCCGCGGCATTGTCGGGTCTAATTCGCGCGCATGTCGCCGCTGGCGAACTCGATGCGGCAGAAGCGCAGGTTGCGGCGTTGAACCCCGAATTGGCCAAGGATCCTGCAATCGGGCGGGCTGTATCCGCCTTGACGCTGGCGCGGGATGTGAAGCCGGTTGACGATCTTTCGGGATTGAAGGCCGAGGTTGCCACAGACCCGGACAATCACACATTGCGGTTTGAACTTGCGGGCGGTTTGATGGCGGCAGGAGACCGGGATGGAGCGGCCGACGCGCTGCTTTCTATTATTGCTGCGGATCGTGAATGGAACGAGGGCGCAGCCCGATCCCAATTGCTCAAATTGTTTGAGGTTGTCGGGATCGAGGACCCCTGGGTTTCCGCGCAGCGGCGCAGGCTTTCTGCGGTGCTTTTCACATGA
- a CDS encoding Hpt domain-containing protein — MADDTELVDWVRFDQARASLGVRLFRHLGYLREDGAKAVTQIEDAMRAGDAVAMVNPADLLRAEALQIGAIGVAALAEDIEVQARDCIEYRQSPDNIIEVVVQLRDAFERTVAMIDGETNPLMARHPVLQAKSAAFATR, encoded by the coding sequence ATGGCGGACGATACTGAACTGGTGGACTGGGTTCGTTTCGATCAGGCGCGGGCGTCGCTTGGGGTGCGGCTGTTCCGTCATCTTGGCTATTTGCGCGAAGACGGGGCCAAGGCTGTCACGCAAATAGAAGACGCCATGCGCGCGGGTGATGCAGTTGCAATGGTGAATCCGGCAGACCTGCTGCGCGCGGAAGCCTTGCAGATTGGGGCAATCGGTGTTGCGGCTCTGGCCGAAGACATTGAGGTTCAGGCGCGCGACTGCATCGAGTATCGCCAGTCGCCAGACAATATCATTGAAGTCGTGGTCCAACTGCGCGACGCGTTCGAACGTACAGTCGCAATGATTGACGGGGAGACGAATCCCCTGATGGCCCGCCACCCGGTCCTACAGGCCAAATCCGCTGCCTTCGCGACCCGATAG